A segment of the Nostoc sp. TCL26-01 genome:
TCTGTGTTATCTGGCAGATATTCTAAAACCTCTGGCTCTAAAATATAAGTCCCAGTGTTGACGGTATCAGAAAAAATTTCACTGGTTGAAGGTTTTTCTAAAAAGCGTTTAATTTTACCTTGTTCGTCAGTAATTACTACACCAAATTCGATGGGATTGGGAACTCTAGTGAGAATTAAAGTTGCTTTTGATTGGTTTTGTTTGTGAAAAGCGATCGCTGCTGTTAAATCAAAATCTGTGATACTATCACCGCTAATTACTAAAAAAGTTTCATCCAAAAGTTCGGCAATATTTTTCACACAACCTGCTGTCCCTAGAGGTTGGTCTTCCTCAACAGCGTAGGTCATTTGCACACCAAAATCACTACCATCTTGAAAATAGTCTCGTAAAACATCAGGTAGGTAATGTAATGTGGCAATCACTTCTGTGATGTCATGCTTTCTCAGTAGATTAATAATATGTTCGGCAATGGGGCGATTGAGAATTGGCACCATTGGTTTTGGCAGATCGCAAGTTAACGGGCGAAGTCGCGTTCCGGAACCGCCTGCCATCAGTACTGCACGCATAAATCCTCCATAACTTTTTGTCGCTTTGCTACTTCCATACCCGTGAAAGTATATTGTGTTTTCTCTAGTTTCCTATGACTACTGATCTTTGAGAAACTTCCGCAAGAAACATCTGTTCAGCAATAAGTATTTTTACTTATTGCTTCCGGTTTGTGATCTCCCAAAGATTCCCCAAAACAGCAATGAGAGATATGCCAATGAAATCAGGTTTATTTATGCTAACTACCATCAGCTAGACAGGCAACCAGCCAGAAGGAAAAAGTAATATATGTGTAATGTCAAAGTGGCATATTGTAGCGGTAAGGTGAGCAGATGGCTCACCCGATTTTGCTGTTTAAGAGTAAAATATCATTATGACGTTTCAGTGGAACCTAAACAAAGCGAGTAGCAACACCAAGAAGCATGGTAGTCAATGATGAAATGAGACCTGAGTATGATTTTTCAGGTGGAGTTCGTGGCAAGTATTATGAAGCTTATATGCAATCAAGCAATATTATAGTTCTTGATCCAGATGTGGCAGAAATTTTTCGAGACTCGGCTGCTGTCAATGAAGCATTGAGATTGATTGCCAAGATTGCGAAGTCTATCGCAGTCTAACTAACGGAGTTAATGATGATGGGTAAGCTAATTATTTTTGGTTTAATTGTGATTTATGTAGGTGGTGTGTGGAAGTTTTGGAATGGTTTTTCTCGAACTAATTTCACGCAATCTTTGCCTAATCGTATTGGTTTATCTTTGCTTTGGCCAGCTTTATTTATTGCTAATGGCGCGTATCGTCGGAATTTTAGAAAGGCATTAAAGGGTTAAAAATTACTTTTAAGTTTACAGTTTTCGCTTTGTGTCTCTGTGCCTTTGTGGTCAGGTTACTTAACCACGGAGACACAGCGAAAAGTCGGAGCGGAGGTTTCCTCCGTAGACGCTTTGCGGCTTGCCGCAGGCATCTGAACTTTTCAAGACAGAGACACAGAGTTAGGATATTTAAGTAATCTGACTTTTCTCAACAGGGTTTAGCCAAAATTGTCAGCAAGACAGGCCCTAATAAATAATGGTGACTCACACAGGATAGTCCAGCAGCAGCACCAAGAACTTGACGTTTATTAGGGCTATAAAATTTAATTCCTTGCACAGAAATTGGGAATATTGGCAGTCTGTTCTCGATTTTGCTAGTGAAATCAACTAAGTAAAAACGTCCACCAGGGGCAAGTACTCGGCTTACCTCATGCAAGACTTGCTCTGGTTGTGCGTAATGCAAGAAACTAATAGTGTTGAAAATAGCATCAAACTGACCATCAGCAAAAGGCAAAGATTCGGCTTTACCTTCAAGAAAAATTAACCGGGGATGGTGACGGTTAGTAAGTCTAGCTAAACGCAACATATTAGTAGATAAATCTAGTCCCGTACCCCGCAGTTCGGTATATTCAGTTGCCAGTCGTTCTAATAGACGGCCAGTTCCACAACCTAAATCTAGGACATTGGCTTGATTTGGTAAATCGACATATTCTAGTAACCTTCTGTGAACAGCTTGATAGAAGACTGAAGGTAACAGCCAATCATAGCTAGATGCCCAAAGGTCAAAAATCAGTTTTTTATTTTGCAGAAAATTATTAGTCATCTGTGCTTACGGCTTTGAGGTTTAACAAGGAATTTGCAGCCCTAGCCTAACGTCTATCACCAAAAGCCGGAAGGCAAACTCAGCAATAATTCACGCGACTACTGTCAATTTTATTTGTTGGCAGTCCTTGACTGATTCTGTAATCAACATTATGGCAGTTGTAGCTAACAGTGTGACTAGAAATCACAACTTGATTTGTTCAACATAAAATGACGAACAATTACTGCATAAAAACACATCATCTAACCGTATTTATTTATAGAGAGCCAAACACAGAAAACAAGGTGGTTAATTATGACAAGCTTTACTCAAGTTCATGCTCAAACCGACCTACTGCATCCTATCCGCAGCTGGTTAGAAGCAAGAGAAATTCATAACTATAAACTAGCTCATCTGTTGTGCAAAGCAATCCCTGCTCAATGCCCATTTGCCAGAGATATAAAATTGTTTGGTCGGACACTGTTTCATATCCCGGCTATGTGTAAATTAAATCCTTTATACGAGCAAGTTGTGGGTTTGCGGTTTAAAGCACTGTGTTATTTAGCTGATGAGTGTGGTGAGGATGTGACGGCTTATTGTTAAAGCTATTGAGATAAAAAAGATGAGAAAAACTCTTGAGGCTTTAATTCTTGACTCCTCACTCCCACTGCGGAAATTTACAGTTGTTACTTAGGCAAAAGTATATTAAGCTAATGTAAAGCTATTTAGATGCTCGTATTATTTGGCTAGTGCAGCACAGTAGAAATTATAAAGCTATGTGCGATCGCCAACAAACTCAAGTTATCGGTATCTCAAATTTTTGGCTTTGCTTTTCTACTTTTTGCCCTATCATGACGCACA
Coding sequences within it:
- a CDS encoding class I SAM-dependent methyltransferase is translated as MTNNFLQNKKLIFDLWASSYDWLLPSVFYQAVHRRLLEYVDLPNQANVLDLGCGTGRLLERLATEYTELRGTGLDLSTNMLRLARLTNRHHPRLIFLEGKAESLPFADGQFDAIFNTISFLHYAQPEQVLHEVSRVLAPGGRFYLVDFTSKIENRLPIFPISVQGIKFYSPNKRQVLGAAAGLSCVSHHYLLGPVLLTILAKPC
- a CDS encoding Mo-dependent nitrogenase C-terminal domain-containing protein — translated: MTSFTQVHAQTDLLHPIRSWLEAREIHNYKLAHLLCKAIPAQCPFARDIKLFGRTLFHIPAMCKLNPLYEQVVGLRFKALCYLADECGEDVTAYC